The Pogona vitticeps strain Pit_001003342236 chromosome 3, PviZW2.1, whole genome shotgun sequence genome includes a window with the following:
- the SH2D1B gene encoding SH2 domain-containing protein 1B, translating into MELQFFHENITKEGCEELLSKNGQNGSFLIRASESIPGVLCLCVLYEHFIYTYRIFRKHNGHFMIQTCEGAPKQDFKTLKDLIATFEKPNQGLIINLRYPVNRSTSDQQPQNIYDNSYLIPETEDTDYVDVLPD; encoded by the exons ATGGAACTCCAGTTTTTCCACGAAAATATAACTAAAGAAGGCTGTGAAGAACTACTGAGCAAGAATGGACAAAACGGAAGCTTTCTAATACGAGCCAGTGAGAGTATACCAGGAGTTTTGTGCCTTTGTGTTTT gtatGAGCACTTTATCTACACTTACCGAATCTTCAGAAAACATAATGGACATTTCATGATACAG ACTTGTGAAGGTGCTCCAAAACAGGACTTCAAAACTTTAAAGGATTTAATAGCTACCTTTGAAAAACCAAATCAAGGGCTAATAATCAACCTGCGCTACCCTGTAAACAGATCCACATCTGATCAACAACCTCAGAATATCTACGATAACAGTTATTTGATTCCTG AAACTGAAGACACTGATTATGTTGACGTTTTGCCTGACTAA